The DNA sequence GGAACTGGAGCGCATAGAGCTTTTGGTGAACCGCTGGATCCTGGCGGACTTCCCCGTCACCTGGCGCTACATGCCCCTGGAGGAGGCCAGGCGGGAAGGGGCCATGGCCCTCTTCGGGGAGAAGTACGGGGAGGTGGTCCGGGTGGTGCGGGTGGAGGGAGGCCCCCTGCCGGGGCTGGAGTCCAAGGAGCTCTGCGGGGGCACCCACGTGCGGCGCACGGGGGAGATCGGGGCCTTCCTCATCCAGAAGGAGGAGGCGGTCTCCGCAGGGGTGCGGCGCCTCGAGGCGGTGGCCGGGGAATGGGCCATCCGCTTTGCCCGGGGGAGCCTGAACCGCCTCAAGGCCCTGGCCGAGCGGCTTTCCGTGGGGGAGGCCGCCCTGGAAGAGCGCCTGGAGAAGCTCCTCCAGGAGCTCCGTGCCAGGGAGAAGGAGGTGGAAAGCCTCAAGGCCCGCCTGGTGCAGGCGGAGCTCAAGGGGGAGGTGGCCCTCCTGGAGAAGGGCGGCCTCCGCTACGGGGTGGTGGAGCTTTCCGGGGTGGACCCGGCCGCCCTGCGCCAGGCGGCGGACGACCTGGTGCAGAGGGGGGCGGACGTGGCCCTGGTCACGAGCGGCGGCCAGGCGGTGCTGAAGCTCTCCCCGAGGGCCCAGGAGGGGGGCCTCGAGGCCGGGGCCCTCTTCCGCGCCCTCGCCGCGCGGTCGGGGGGGCGGGGGGGTGGGAAGGGGGCCCTGGCCCAGGGGGCGGGCCTGGACCCGGAGCGGGCCCGGAAGGCCCTGCCGGAGCTCCTCCCGTGAGGCCGCCCCCGGGGTCTTCGGGTAAAATGGCCTCATGGCGCTTGCCTTCAGCCTCCTCGCTGCGGCCCTTTCCTGGGCCCTCTTCGCCCTCCTCTTCGGGCGCTACCGCAGGCGGCCCTCTTGGCACAACGCCTTCTACGCCCTGGGTCTTCTCCTCTTCGCCCTGGCGGTTTCCGCGGAGCTTTTGGCCAAGCTCCTAGGGGCCTGGAACCCCTTCCTCTACCGCCTCTGGTACCTGGCCGGGGCCATGCACGGGGTGACCTTCCTGGGCCTGGGGAGCCTGGCCCTCCTGAACCCCAGGGCGGCCAAGGGGCTCCTCCTCTTCCTCCTCCCCCTCATTCTCTACGGCCTCTTCCTGGTGGCCTGGGCCCCCCTGGACTTCGCCCGCCTTCCCGCCCCCTACACCCCCTCGGGGGCGGCTTTCCCCGACCCCAGCCTCACCTCCCCCCGGCTCTGGACCCTTCCCTTCAACCTCATCGGCACCGCCCTCCTGGCCGGAGTGGCCCTCTACTCCACCCTCCTCTTCTGGCGGAGAAACCCCCTCAGGGCCCAGGGCACGGCCCTCATCTTCCTGGCGGCCCTGGTCCTGGCCTCCACCAGCACCCTGAACCGCTTCGGGGTGGTGGGCCTCGAGGAGATGGGGCGGGCCTTCGGGGTAGCCCTCCTCTACCTGGGGGTGGCCGTGGCGGACCGCAGCGCGGCCTATGCGGGTGGGCGCGCTTGACGTGGGGGAGGCCCGGATCGGCCTGGCGGTGGGGGAGGAGGGAAGCCCCTTCGCCTTCGGCCGGGGCTACCTGGTGCGCAAGGGGCTTTCGGCGGACGTGGAGGCCCTCCTGGACTTCGTGCGCCGTGAGGGCCTCGCCAAGCTGGTGGTGGGCTTCCCCCTGCGCACCGACCTGAAGGAGAGCGCCCAGGCCCAGCGGGTGCTCCCCCTGGTGGAGGCCCTTAGGGCAAGAGGGCTCGAGGTGGAGCTTTTGGACGAGCGCTACACCACCAAGGCCGCCTGGGAGCGCCTCCGCCAGGCCCCCAAAAGGGTGCGCCAGGAAAAGGGCAAGCTGGACGAGATGAGCGCGGTGATCCTGCTGGAGGGCTACCTTGCCCGAGGGCTCTAGGAAGTGGCTCCTGCGGGGGGTGGTGGTCTTTTTCCTCACCTTCGCCCTCCTCCTCTCCTACGCCCTCTGGCTTCTAGGGCCCACGGGAGCCGAGGCCCTGGTGCGCATCCCCCGCGGGGCCACGGGGGCCGAGGCCGCCCGCCTCCTGGAGGAGGCCGGCCTCTTGCGTTCCGCCTACCTCTTCACCGTCTACCTGCGCTTCTCCGGCCAGGCCAGGAGGCTTGTGCCCGGGGTCTACCGGCTCAGGGGGGAAGGGGCTTTCCGCCTGGCCCGGGCCCTCACCGGAGGGCAGAGGCCCCTCACCCTCACCCTCACCTTCCCCGAGGGGGAGCGGGCGGTGGACTACGCCCAAAGGCTTTCCCAGGTGGGGCTGGACGGGGAGGGGTTCTTGCGCCTGGTGAGGAACCCCGCTTCCTTGCGTCCCCCCTATGTGGAGGGGGATACCCTAGAGGGGTATCTTTTCCCCGCCACCTACACCTTCGACCTGCTGGCGGAGCCGGAGGAGGTGGTGCGGGCCATGCTCCGCCGCTTCGAGCAGGAGCTCACCCCCCCGGTGCGGAGGCTTTTGGAGGAGAGGGGGCTTTCCGTTCACGCCTGGGTTACCCTGGCTTCCATCGTCCAGGCGGAGACGGGGGACCCCTGGGAGATGG is a window from the Thermus thermamylovorans genome containing:
- the ruvX gene encoding Holliday junction resolvase RuvX — translated: MRVGALDVGEARIGLAVGEEGSPFAFGRGYLVRKGLSADVEALLDFVRREGLAKLVVGFPLRTDLKESAQAQRVLPLVEALRARGLEVELLDERYTTKAAWERLRQAPKRVRQEKGKLDEMSAVILLEGYLARGL
- the mltG gene encoding endolytic transglycosylase MltG, with the translated sequence MPEGSRKWLLRGVVVFFLTFALLLSYALWLLGPTGAEALVRIPRGATGAEAARLLEEAGLLRSAYLFTVYLRFSGQARRLVPGVYRLRGEGAFRLARALTGGQRPLTLTLTFPEGERAVDYAQRLSQVGLDGEGFLRLVRNPASLRPPYVEGDTLEGYLFPATYTFDLLAEPEEVVRAMLRRFEQELTPPVRRLLEERGLSVHAWVTLASIVQAETGDPWEMARVAGVFLNRLERGMPLQADPTVAYALGKRLPELSRTAGDFAVDSPYNTYRYGGLPPGPIGNPGQEALLAVLNPVRTDEEGRPYLFFFHARGRLFLNLDFEGHLRDLARYRYSPP